A region of Desulfolithobacter dissulfuricans DNA encodes the following proteins:
- a CDS encoding ATP-binding protein yields the protein MTQQSDTQLSIEELSREVARLKQENRILRKKVARADAVSKAKSDFLAMISHEIRTPMNGVIGLTELLLGTGLDDKQRHFARLILTSAQSLMTLINSLLDFSKIEARKMIIESRSFDLRRLVREVSELYTPTADRKGIKVDTEIDPALARRYVGDPQRIRQVLANLVGNAVKFTDQGTISLQVQVTSRRDRHDAVLFSVSDTGPGIPRDKIDTIFEPFSQVDTSATRHHGGTGLGLAICYDLVSLMGGEIGVDSVPERKTTFLFSLPLIRSNASQRREKKTDGTVSDPRSGPDRSNQPVPAVSRSPRILIVDDDSTNRIVIEEIFKRSGVVSAAVSSGPEAVDRCLKEEFDLIFMDCQMPVMDGFQTAVQIRANAESSGDRCPVIIALTADITEETRRRCQRCGMEGYLAKPFSRQDLQQVLDTWLSPGAIRVVLEEETGGEAPSRQDTTGKTEVLDQEVIDRLVRNVGKIDVIIEVFAEDLVNRVQQMEEAAWAGDGESLQRAAHTLKGSCSQFGARQLTRLCQQAEQMGRAGNLDNIWPLIGQIGREAEMVREKLMKLLENK from the coding sequence ATGACCCAGCAGTCAGATACCCAGCTCAGTATCGAAGAGCTCAGCCGGGAAGTTGCCCGGCTGAAACAGGAAAACAGAATTCTGCGGAAAAAGGTGGCCCGGGCGGACGCGGTCAGCAAGGCGAAATCCGATTTTCTGGCCATGATCAGCCACGAGATCCGGACCCCGATGAACGGGGTGATCGGCCTGACCGAATTGCTGCTCGGCACCGGCCTGGATGACAAACAGCGTCATTTCGCCCGCCTCATCCTGACCTCGGCCCAGAGCCTCATGACCCTGATCAATTCCCTGCTCGATTTCAGCAAGATCGAGGCCCGGAAGATGATCATCGAATCCCGCTCCTTTGATCTGCGTCGGCTGGTCAGGGAAGTCAGCGAGCTCTACACCCCGACCGCGGACCGAAAGGGGATCAAGGTGGATACCGAGATTGACCCCGCCCTGGCCCGGAGATATGTGGGGGATCCCCAGCGGATCCGCCAGGTGCTGGCGAACCTGGTCGGCAACGCGGTCAAGTTCACCGACCAAGGGACCATTTCCCTCCAGGTCCAGGTCACGTCCCGTCGTGACCGTCATGACGCCGTCCTTTTTTCTGTAAGCGATACCGGGCCCGGCATCCCGCGGGACAAGATCGACACCATCTTTGAACCGTTTAGCCAGGTCGACACCTCGGCCACCCGGCACCACGGCGGTACCGGTCTGGGACTGGCCATCTGCTATGACCTGGTTTCGCTCATGGGGGGCGAGATCGGGGTGGATTCCGTTCCTGAACGGAAAACCACCTTTCTCTTCTCACTGCCTCTCATCCGCAGCAATGCGTCTCAGCGAAGGGAGAAAAAGACCGATGGCACGGTCTCTGATCCCCGATCAGGGCCGGATCGATCGAATCAACCCGTACCGGCCGTCTCCCGGTCCCCCCGGATCCTCATCGTTGATGACGATAGCACTAACCGGATCGTCATCGAGGAGATCTTCAAGCGCAGCGGGGTGGTGTCGGCTGCGGTCAGCAGCGGGCCGGAGGCCGTGGACCGCTGCCTGAAAGAGGAGTTTGACCTCATCTTCATGGACTGTCAGATGCCGGTCATGGACGGTTTCCAGACCGCGGTCCAGATTCGGGCCAATGCCGAATCCAGCGGTGACCGCTGTCCGGTTATCATCGCTCTGACCGCCGATATCACCGAGGAAACCAGGAGGCGATGCCAGCGGTGCGGCATGGAGGGTTACCTGGCCAAGCCCTTTTCACGCCAGGATCTGCAGCAGGTTCTCGACACCTGGCTGTCGCCCGGAGCCATCCGGGTTGTCCTGGAAGAGGAGACCGGTGGAGAAGCACCTTCCCGGCAGGACACCACCGGTAAAACCGAGGTTCTCGATCAGGAGGTGATTGACAGGCTTGTCCGTAATGTCGGGAAGATAGATGTGATTATTGAGGTGTTTGCAGAGGATCTGGTAAACCGCGTTCAGCAGATGGAAGAGGCGGCCTGGGCCGGGGACGGGGAAAGCTTGCAACGGGCGGCCCACACCCTGAAGGGCAGCTGCAGCCAGTTCGGGGCCCGGCAGCTGACCCGACTGTGTCAGCAGGCGGAACAGATGGGACGGGCCGGAAACCTGGACAATATCTGGCCGCTGATCGGCCAGATCGGCCGTGAGGCTGAAATGGTTCGGGAAAAACTTATGAAACTCCTTGAAAATAAGTAA
- a CDS encoding two-component system response regulator, protein MTAALFSGGIPRILVADDDEVIRMLLIQFLEGEGYEVQGAANGREAMDMASAATFDLIILDIAMPDYDGYTICENIRASLENPPPVLMVTALEDEESVDRSFKAGAVDYIRKPIQWSVLKNRIRYILGASLARHELEQLSRNYEMILDAAANGICGVDEDRRISFINPAALTMLGYERDEVIGRRCDTIFKLSMPGTDDFNVNACPFLVPGNFQPASIHHDEIRMVRHDGSSFLADYRATPILRDGRIKGGVIVFQDITERHAAAEIIRYMANHDSLTSLRNRNYFHRRLPQAISLAKRYGRMLCLLFIDLDRFKPVNDTYGHAVGDLVLKEVARRLTSMLRSSDSVCRLGGDEFVILLESSNSVEGARNVAQKAIDLLSEPIEAGKHVCYIGASIGISIYPLDCEDAETMLRHADIAMYRAKEKGRNRFELYAEDRSELPTTGG, encoded by the coding sequence GTGACAGCAGCTCTGTTTTCAGGTGGCATTCCCCGTATTCTGGTCGCCGACGATGACGAAGTCATCCGGATGCTGCTGATCCAGTTTCTGGAAGGCGAGGGGTATGAGGTCCAGGGAGCGGCTAACGGCAGGGAGGCCATGGACATGGCTTCCGCGGCCACCTTTGATCTGATTATCCTGGACATAGCCATGCCCGACTACGACGGCTATACCATCTGCGAGAACATCCGGGCCTCCCTGGAAAATCCGCCGCCGGTCTTGATGGTGACCGCCCTGGAGGACGAAGAGAGCGTCGATCGATCCTTCAAGGCCGGGGCCGTGGACTATATCCGCAAGCCCATCCAGTGGTCGGTCCTGAAGAACCGGATCCGCTACATCCTCGGGGCCAGCCTGGCCCGCCATGAGCTGGAACAGCTTTCCCGCAATTACGAGATGATCCTGGACGCGGCGGCCAACGGCATATGCGGGGTCGATGAGGATCGGCGCATCAGTTTCATCAATCCGGCCGCCCTGACCATGCTCGGGTACGAGCGCGACGAGGTCATCGGCCGGCGATGCGATACCATCTTCAAGCTTTCCATGCCGGGCACCGACGACTTCAATGTCAATGCCTGCCCCTTTCTGGTCCCGGGAAATTTTCAGCCCGCGTCCATCCATCACGACGAGATCCGCATGGTCCGCCACGACGGCAGCAGCTTCCTGGCCGACTACCGGGCGACGCCGATACTTCGGGACGGCCGGATCAAGGGTGGGGTCATCGTCTTTCAGGATATCACAGAACGCCACGCCGCTGCCGAGATCATCCGCTACATGGCCAATCACGACTCCCTAACCAGTCTGCGCAACCGCAACTATTTCCACCGGCGGCTGCCCCAGGCCATTTCCCTGGCCAAGCGGTACGGCCGCATGCTCTGCCTGCTGTTCATCGACCTGGACCGGTTCAAGCCGGTGAACGATACCTACGGCCATGCGGTGGGGGACCTGGTCCTCAAGGAGGTGGCCCGCCGGCTGACCAGCATGCTCCGTTCCTCGGACTCGGTCTGCCGGCTTGGCGGGGACGAGTTCGTCATCCTGCTCGAGAGTTCCAACTCGGTGGAAGGGGCCAGGAACGTGGCCCAGAAGGCCATCGATCTGCTCAGCGAACCCATCGAAGCGGGCAAGCACGTGTGCTACATCGGCGCCAGTATCGGTATCTCCATCTATCCCCTGGACTGTGAGGACGCGGAAACCATGCTTCGCCATGCCGATATCGCCATGTACCGGGCCAAGGAAAAGGGCCGAAACCGCTTCGAGCTCTACGCCGAAGACCGCTCCGAGCTGCCCACCACCGGTGGATAG